A stretch of DNA from Lotus japonicus ecotype B-129 chromosome 4, LjGifu_v1.2:
GTGTGACGTTCATTGGGTTTGtcctttttttttactaaacgCAAGGGTTCGTACTATCAACCTATGGAGATATGAGAGTTAAACCCGAAGTTTGAGACCGCTAACCCAAATTGGCAATTACTGGATTTCTCTTTAATTTGAGGGAAAGGAAGTTCTTGAAAAGAATTTATTACTTTGTTATCGAGTAAAATGTCATTTTAGACTTTAGTTCATGAAAGTGCATAGAAAAAAGTTCTTGAAGAATCTTCAGTCGTATAATTTTATGATCAATTTGATCTTTATATGGAGAAAGAAAATCACTGTCATGTTCATTACATTGATACTTCAAAAAActttcatttaataaattttcttcTTTAAGGAAGTAAAATAGCTGAACTTTATACTTTCAAGGACCAATGCTGTTTTACTCGTTCTATGTAGATAGATGACTTTGATTGAGCTCAAATTTTCTTATACGCCATCCAGAGGTACTAGACAAGGATATATACCCTTGCTGCACATGTCATTATGAGCTCTGGTAGTGGTTTTAAGATTAACCCATCACCCATGCAATGATGATGTTGCAATTGCCAATAACCGGTGGACATCGAGTTTAATAAATATGATATAGGTCCTTCAGCCTACAATGAATAAGCTTTTGCAATGGTGCGGTTcctatttttgtttgtttacatAGGAAAATATGATTCATTTCCTACATCTAGCTGGTTCAAATATTAGTAACACTAACAACATATATTCAGCTTCAAAAGAACAATGCCATTTATACGTGAGCCTTTAGATCAATTGGTAAAGCAACGGAAGCAAAATACCATCTTCAAAATTCATAAATTTTGCCCATCACCATTGCATTTATCTTTTAAAGCCAAAAACTTCCAACCCTACAATCGGATTGCTTATACAAGATGGAAATAAAGCATTACTACGAAAATGGCTAATCCCATGAAGTAACTAATGATCATAAGCAAGACATACGGTGGCTCTGCCATCAACCAACATATGGTGCTCCATGACAAAGAGGTGGATCAGTTTCGACCATTCTGCTCACCAGTATGATCGTGGTTTGGTTTCCCACTACAGCAGTAGTAGTGTGGAAGCCGGACACGACCACAACCCCTGCAGAAGAAGTGAAGTTAATTGCTCACATATAAACCAGAAAAAGAATTTATCTTTAGACAACATATCTAATACACATATACTGGGTAAACCTACGAATGTAGGTCATGTGCATTTTGAATTAATCTTTCTGATTATTCTCAGTTTTCTAGCTATTTTCACTACACTAAAAATAAACAGAGCACTTCCGAAATTCAATATTTCCAATGATTATAATTTTCAACAGTTTGGTTGGAAGATTCTTTTAATAATAGGGTTCACTGTCCTACAACACATGGGGAAAATCAAAGTGTTCTTAAATACTAAAATGTAGGTACTGTGGTGTAAGTGCTGGTGTGCTACTACTTCAATGATTCAATCTTGAGTCTCAACTACCAGGTCAAGAAATGCTGTCATCCTTCAAGATGTAGGTACTCTGGTGTAAGTGTACTACTTCGATCTTAAGTCACAACTACTTGTTCGAGAAATGTAGTCATCCTTCAACATATGTATCAGAGAATTAAGAGTTGATATTCTGAGCAAATTTCTAACTTCGCTGAATAGTTTGAGTAGTAGtagaaagaaaaacaattttagggacTAAATAGCTTCATACGGTTTAAAGACAAAACTATAGCATATTAGTGACTATATATATTCTTTTGTTTTGATGTGGCATAGCAATGTGTAACGGATCTCAATTAGTGAGATTTAAGGATCAAAGAGTGACTAGGCAAGCAAGCAAGAACCCAACAGTATTAGCTTGGGGAAGTCAGTAAGGCGGCTCTCTGAAGCTCTGCCTCTGGATGCTTCCatattcttctcttttcttgacTGTTATTTGCAGGTTTGACTAATGGTGGAAGAGATTGCAGGAATACAAGGGCGATGGTGATAATGAGCATCACTTTGTTAACATAAATATGAAACTCGACCGTTTCATTGCACTCCTGTCATGGCTTAACACGAGCCAATGGACTACAGTGTCTTTCACCATAGTCCCTGAGTGAGAATAAAGAAACTCCGCCCCTCCCTGGCAGCCTCTCTTTTCTATCCAACATATCTATAGGTACAAAGGTCGGTTTGAGAGAAGGGGGAAACAAAAAAGACTAGGACAATTCCACCAATTTATGATGAATTTGTTTTTCACCCAAATACTCGACACTCAAGCTCTATCATAACTAATAAAGAGAAATCACCGCATATTTCCAGAACATAACAATAACAGCTAATATCATTAGGAAACAGACTAGAGCTTACTTGCACAGGACAAGCACAGGAATAGGTTTCAAAGCTTTTGGTCCATTTCTTATTCCTCTTCTAGACTTAGAAATCTGCATCAAAACAAAAccataaaaaatatattcaaaatGCAATATTGAGAACGATTACGGCGACGGTGATGCTAATATAGTGTGCAGATTATCACACTCAAATCACTACACTCCATTAATGATTGACACACCAGCAGTAAAATTGAACATCTCAGGAAATCCAAATTGACAGTGAAGTCAGATTGGTTCCTTACCTTCCTTTTGGGGACAGCCATGAGCTCCATAGAATCACCAAAAGAGAAACTCGGGGAAGTAAACTCAGGCAAAACCGGTTGCGATGAGGGAACTCCAATGTCAATGCTTCCAGCTAAAGGAGGCACCGAATGAAACAACCTATTGAACCCTAAAAGGCTCCTCCCATTGCCCCTGAGAATCGCGAATTTGGTTGCCATTCCTGCGGTTATGCCCATTGACGATGCTGAAGGTTCTTACCGGAGCGGAAGCACAAATCTACTACTGCGAATTTTCCAAATGCAGATTAGAAGAAATGGAAGTGAATGCTGCGGAATTGAATCAAGAGAAAACTCAGGGCCCTTTTTGGGGAAAAAAATAAGGaccagagaaagagaaagaggggCAGAGGACGTGATCGAATCGGGACAGACCAAAACGGCAGCAACAGGAACAGATTGCGAGCGACGACGGCGCGGGAGCCAGAGAGCACGGCCAAGATCCTCTTCAGCCGGCTGTTAACGcagaaaatcaaaatcaacGCAGATTACTGCAAATTCGAATGTGGATTAACATTGAAAGATTGCAGTGGTGAGAAAATCGATGATGAGAATGGTGTACCTTGAGTGATTACAGAGGAAACTCGAAAGTTGAAGCGAGGAAGAAGAGAATTGGGGGAAAAAGGAACTTGCTTTGCTTGCGAGGTAGAGCGAGATCAACCTGCTTTAAACCCTAGATAGTGTGACTTTAGAGACCAATTGAAGTGCACCGTTTTGACTTTGATGATTAAGTTTAATAGCAAGTGGGTTGAAATTTTTTGGcccaaattaagaaatatggtaaaaaaaattgtgatttttttgtttcttgttaGTATTTATTAAGAGAAAATGGTAAATACATGTTTAAAAGAATACTCCATGAATCACTAGATTTTAGTTTCTAAAGGTATCTCGTTAAGGTTTGAAGATCACATTAAATGAGTAGATCTCTTTCAATAAATCATTCTCCATATATAGTATCAAATAGTCAAACTCTTTTTTGTTACAAAGAGGAATAGAAAAACAGCTAACCAACTACATCTAGACAAAGCAGAGGCACCACCATTGACGGGGGAAGCTTTCAAACCTTCCAATCATATCCTTCCTGCACTGCTAGCTTCGCCATCGCATCTGCAACCATATTTCGTTCCCGGGGAACAAGAGTGACCGAGACACTCCAGTTTCTAGCTAACACTGCTTGAATTAAAAGAATCACCTCCCCATGCCAATAGTTATGGACATCACTACTGGCTGTGATCACCTTATGCACCTCAGAGCAATCCACGAAGCAATTCACTTGGCGGAAACTTGCCCTTATGCAGCGCTAACAACTAAAATTTGAAGGCATAGAAATTATGCTTAAGGATTTTACTCATTTTAGATATCTACCAATTGTGCTAGATGGTGGattattaaattttaaggaTGTAACACTAACTGCATACAAATACTCAAATTAGTTAactatatttattttcatttatacTATGTTAAACATATGTACTCACTTCACTTTTATAACCCAAACCTCCTCACCACTTTGCTTTCTCACCCGATGTGGGATCTGCTACTGATCTATTATTAACCATGCCATTCATGGTGGATATATATGGTACTGGAACCAGGACAAATCAACTGCAATCCAGAAGCTTCCTGGCTCCCTTCACACCGGTGGAGTCAAGGTTCATACTTCTGATTGAGTTACTTTGTTTGAGTGGTCATGTCCTCTCACCATCAACATTTTGTTTCACTCTAATCTTCCTTTGGAAATTGCTATCTAATGCCAGTTCCACTTCCACCAATGGACAAAGTCTCATACGGTGGTATATATGTGGTCTAGCactatatttaattatatataccCAAGAAGAATGTAAACATCATGACTAAGTTCCTGATAAATGAAAGGGTAAATAAATTAGGGTTTGTGTAACGAGTAAAGAACAAAGAGGGACAAATGTGGTGCACACAAATTCTGTTACACAAGTGGGACACGTGGACGGTGATGAGGCCATCAAGGTGAATCGCAAAAGTGGGAGAAAAAGAATGGCCAGCACTGCACTCAAGGGTTATGTTTGGGAAATTAAGTAAATATATAAGAGAAATTGAGAGAAATAGAAAGGGGGAATGAACAAGTGTGACCTCTCCCTCTTCCTCTGGCCCTCTATGGGAATTTCTCTCTATTCTGTCCTCACTGGTCTATTTTCCTTTACCTCTGTTAGTTAATTTCTGTATCTGTTTTCACCATATCAGTGTTAGCTTTCTACATTGTAAGAAACCCATACTGATTACACAATACAAAACAGGATCTCTTTGTTCTTAGTTGCTTGAATCTGTTTTCCCTTTTACTGTGGTTCCCTTACATTTGGTGCTTTCATCTCCACCATGGCTGAGAATAC
This window harbors:
- the LOC130711817 gene encoding uncharacterized protein LOC130711817; translated protein: MGITAGMATKFAILRGNGRSLLGFNRLFHSVPPLAGSIDIGVPSSQPVLPEFTSPSFSFGDSMELMAVPKRKISKSRRGIRNGPKALKPIPVLVLCKGCGRVRLPHYYCCSGKPNHDHTGEQNGRN